The Streptomyces sp. NBC_00659 genomic interval TCGGCCTGGCCGCGGGCTATGTTCTCGCCGCCGAGGCTGGCTATCCCGGCCGTCGCCGCACGGTCCCACGGGCTGAGCCCGCTCGGGTCGGTGTGGTCGAAGAAGTCGCGCGCCGCCATGTCCTCGCTGAAGACCTGGGCCAGGTCCGTCAGGGCACTGTTCGCGGCGACCGGGCTGCAACCGACCTTGGCGCGCTCGTCGTTGACGAGCTTGAGCACCTCGGCCTCGGCGGCGGTCTGAGCGGACACGTCCACCGGGGTCTTGGCGACCGGGGCCTTCGTCTCCTTCTTGGAGGGCTTCGAAGCTTCGGGAGCCTTGGGCTCCTTCGTCTTCTCCTCCTTGGAGGCTCCGTTGCCCTTCTCCTTCGACGGCTCCGTCGTGGTCGGGGCGGCCGACGGCGACGCGACGTCCGAGGGGGCGACGGTCGAGGGGGTCGTCGCGCGACCGGAGCCGCGGCTGGTCGACGTGCCCTCACGGGACTCCGCGCTGCCCGAGGTGCCGCCCTGCTGGGTCTCCACGCTGGAGGGCGAGCCCGCGGCCTGGACGCTGTCGGAGTTGTTGCTGCCACCACCGAGCGCGTAGTTGTCGCTGCCGGGCACGACACCGGCCGCGACGGCCACGGTGCCGAGGGCCACGGCCGCAGAGACGCCGAGCAGTCCCGTCTTGACCGGGCTCGGACCCTTCCGCTTGCGGTGCGAGCGGGCAGCGGCGGCGGACGGGAGATCGGCGACGGCCGCGTAGCCGTACAGGTTCTCCGGGCCGTAGCTTTCCGTGTGGGTCCCGCTCGTATCTGTGACTCCGGTGGCGCGCCCTGTGGCGGCGCGGCCGGCGTCGGAGCGTCGGTGGCGTCCCATCTCTTGGGCCTTCCTCGATCTTGAGTCAGCGATCCCCATCTGAACCTCACCCGAAAGAGTGAGTTTCTAATGAGACTCATTGGGTCGGGACGGTACCCCATGGCACGAGGGGAGGATGTGCTCCACGAGACATTGTCCGGTTAGCGTGCAGCCATGAACGAGGTTTCACGGCTGGTCGTCTGGGTCCGCGGACGGGTCCAAGGTGTGGGTTTCCGCTGGTTTACCCGGGCCAGGGCGCTGGAGATCGGGGGGCTGAGTGGTTTTGCTCTCAATCTCGACGACGGACGCGTCCAGGTGGTCGCGGAGGGTCCCCGAGCCGACTGCCAGAGTCTGCTCGACTGGCTCCAGGGAGACGACACGCCCGGCCGGGTGGACGGTGTGACTGAGATCTGGGACACGCCCCGAGGGATCTACGACAGCTTCGCCATCCGCTGACGGTGATGCCCGTGAAGGCCCCCGAAAGGTGGCGTGGCGTATGCCGGTGGCACCCGTCAGTAGTGGAAAGGGCCTGGTGGTTGCCAAGAATGGCTCGAAGTGGCAGGCTCCCGAGATAACGATGATCCCGACGCCCTGAGGGCCCCGCCGGAGTCGCAGCGCCGCCGCTTCACAAGCCGCGCGACAGTCGGTTGCCCGCCGATACAGGGCGTGATCGTGTTGACCGTCAAACTTTTTGGTGAGACGCTGAAAGCCCCGCGCACCTTAGCTGTTTGGCATGTGGAACGGCAGCAGGACATCAGCAGTGTCAAGCATCGCGGGTGCGATTCCCTCACGACCCACACCGCTTCGGTCGGTCACTCAGTGTGGAGGACCATCCATCATGGCAAAGGCGCTTCTCGGTTACGTCGGCGGTTCCGACCCGCGACTCATCGCCGAGATGCGACGGCTCCAGCAGCGCGTCCAGGACCTCGAATCCGAGCTTGTACGGATCCAGGCCGAGAACGACGCGCTCGCGGCTGCCGCTTCTCACGACTCGCTTCTCGAGAGCATCGACGTACCCCAGGCGGAGCCTGCGCTCACCTGACCACTGCACCGCACCATGACAGCAGTGGTTGGGCAGCCCGAATCAACCGCTAAGTTGTCGGATTTGCAAGGGACGCCGTCCGGCGTCCCTTCTTTCTTTCCCCCGGGCACGTCTCCCCCTCTTTAACGTCTGGTGTGCCCTGCGCGTTCATGGGCGAAACCGCGCGTTCATGGAGTGAGACCGGCCCGAAAGGTAGAGTCCAGCGGCGTGCACCTCAAGGCCCTGACCCTGCGAGGGTTCAAGTCGTTCGCCTCCGCGACCACGCTGCGGTTCGAGCCGGGCATCACCTGTGTCGTGGGCCCCAACGGCTCGGGCAAGTCCAACGTCGTGGACGCGCTCAGCTGGGTCATGGGCGAGCAGGGGGCCAAGTCGCTGCGCGGCGGCAAGATGGAGGACGTCATCTTCGCCGGCACCACGGGGCGTCCGCCGCTCGGCCGTGCCGAGGTCTCCCTCACCATCGACAACTCCGACGGGGCGCTGCCCATCGAGTACGCCGAGGTCACCATCACGCGGATCATGTTCCGCAACGGCGGCAGCGAGTACCAGATCAACGGCGACACCTGCCGACTGCTCGACATCCAGGAGCTGTTGTCCGACTCCGGCATCGGCCGTGAGATGCACGTCATCGTCGGGCAGGGCCAGCTCGACTCCGTCCTGCACGCCGACCCGATGGGCCGCCGCGCCTTCATCGAGGAGGCGGCGGGCGTCCTCAAGCACCGCAAGCGCAAGGAGAAGGCGCTGCGGAAGCTGGACGCGATGAAGGCGAACCTCGCCCGCGTCCAGGACCTGACCGACGAACTGCGGCGCCAGCTCAAGCCGCTCGGCCGGCAGGCCGCCGTGGCCCGCCGCGCCGCCGTCATCCAGGCCGACCTGCGCGACGCCCGGCTGCGGCTCCTCGCCGACGACCTCGTACGTCTGCGCGGGGCGCTCCAGTCCGAGATCGCCGACGAGGCCGCGCTCAAGGAGCGCAAGGAATCCACCGAGGCCGAGCTGAAGAAGGCACTCCAGCGGGAGGCGCTGCTGGAGGACGAGGTGCGGCAGCTGACACCGCGTCTTCAGCGCGCCCAGCAGACCTGGTACGACCTCTCCCAGCTCGCGGAGCGGGTGCGTGGCACGGTCTCACTCGCGGACGCGCGGGTGAAGAGCGCCACCTCGGTGCCCGCGGAGGAACGGCGCGGACGCGACCCCGAGGACATGGAGCGCGAGGCCGCCCGCGTCCGCGAGCAGGAGGCCGAACTCGAAGCGGCCCTGGAGGCGGCCGAGCGGGCCCTGGAAGACACCGTCGCGCACCGCGCCGAACTGGAGCGCGAACTCACCGTCGAGGAGCGCCGGCTCAAGGACGTGGCCCGCGCCATCGCCGACCGCCGCGAGGGCCTCGCCCGCCTGGGCGGCCAGGTCAACGCCGCCCGTTCGCGCGCCGCCTCCGCGCAGGCCGAGATCGACCGGCTCGCCGCCTCCCGCGACGAGGCCCAGGAGCGCGCGGTCACGGCCCAGGAGGAGTACGAGCAGCTGAAGGCCGAGGTCGACGGTCTCGACGCGGGCGACGCCGACCTCGCCGAGCAGCACGAGGCGGCCCGGCGGGCCCTGTCCGACGCGGAGGCCGCGCTGACCGCCGCCCGCGAGGCCGCCACCGCCGCCGAACGCAAGCGGGCCGCCACCCAGGCCCGCCGTGACGCCCTCGCCCTCGGTCTGCGGCGCAAGGACGGCACGGGAGCGCTGCTCGGTGCCACGGACCGGCTCACCGGGGTCCTCGGTCCCGCCGCCGGACTGCTCTCGGTCACCCCCGGCTTCGAGGTCGCGCTCGCCGCCGCGTTCGGCGCGGCCGCCGACGCCGTCGCCGTCGCCACCCCCGCCACGGCCGCAGAAGCCATCCGCCTGCTGCGCAAACAGGACGCGGGCCGCGCGGCCCTGCTGCTCGCCGGAACACCCGAGGAACCCGGCGCCGAGGCCCACGCCGGCGCCGGACCGGCGGACGGCGCCTCCGGGGACGTATCCCTTGACCACGACGAGCCGCCGTACGCCGGCGATCTCGTCCGGGGCCCCGCCGAACTGATGCCCGCCGTACGACGCCTGCTGCGCGGGATCGTCGTCGTCGGCACCCTGGAGGAGGCCGAGGACCTGGTCGCCGCGCGGCCCGGACTCACCGCGGTGACCACCGAGGGCGACCTGCTCGGGGCGCACTTCGCGCACGGCGGGTCCGCCGGAGCGCCCAGTCTGCTCGAAGTACAGGCCTCCGTGGACGAGGCGGCGGCCGAACTGGAAGAATTGGCCGTCCGCTGTGAGGAGTTGACCGAGGCACAGCGGCTGGCGACCGAGCAGCGCAAGGAACGGGCCGCGCTCGTCGAGGAGTTGGGGGAGCGGCGGCGGGCCGCCGAGCGGGAGAAGTCGTCCGTCGCGCAGCAGCTCGGCCGGCTGGCCGGGCAGGCGCGGGGTGCCGCGGGCGAGGCCGAGCGGAGCACCGCGGCGGCCGCCCGAGCGCAGGAAGCGCTCGACCGGGCCGTGACCGAGGCCGAGGAACTGGCCGAACGGCTCGCCGTGGCCGAGGAGATGCCCGTCGAGGAGGAACCCGACACCTCGGTACGGGACCGGCTCGCCGCCGACGGCGCCAACGCGCGGCAGACGGAGATGGAGGCCCGGCTCCAGGTGCGCACGCACGAGGAGCGGGTCAAGGGACTCGCGGGACGGGCCGACTCGCTCGACCGGGCCGCCCGCGCCGAACGTGAGGCACGCGCGCGTGCAGAACAGCGGCGCGCCCGGCTCCGCCACGAGGCGGCCGTCGCCGGGGCCGTCGCCTCCGGCGCACGGCAGCTGCTCGCGCACGTCGAGATCTCGCTCGCCCGTGCCGAGGAGGAGCGCACCGCGGCCGACAGCGCGAAGGCCCGCCGTGAGCAGGAGCTCGTGACCGCGCGAGGTCAGGGCCGCGATCTCAAGGCAGAGCTCGACAAGCTCACCGACTCGGTGCACCGGGGCGAGGTGCTCGGCGCCGAGAAGCGGATGCGGATCGAGCAGCTGGAGGCGAAGGCGCTGGACGAACTCGGCGTCGAGCCGGCGGGACTCGTCGCGGACTACGGCCCCGACCAGCTCGTACCACCGTCGCTGCCCGCCGAGGGCGAGGAACTGCCCGAGGACCCCGAGCACCCGCGCAACCAGCCCCGGCGGTTCCACCGTGCCGAGCAGGAGAAGCGGCTCAGGTCGGCCGAGCGGGCGTACCAGCAGCTCGGCAAGGTCAATCCGCTGGCCCTGGAGGAGTTCGCCGCGCTGGAGGAGCGCCACAAGTTCCTCAGCGAGCAGCTGGAGGACCTCAAGAAGACGCGCGCCGACCTTCTCCAGGTGATCAAGGAGGTCGACGAGCGCGTCGAGCAGGTTTTCACCGAGGCGTACCGGGACACCGCCCGGGAGTTCGAGGGCGTCTTCAGCCGGCTGTTCCCGGGCGGCGACGGGCGGCTCATCCTGACCGACCCCGACAACATGCTCACCACGGGTGTCGACGTGGAGGCCAGGCCGCCGGGCAAGAAGGTCAAGCGGCTCAGCCTGCTCTCCGGCGGCGAACGGTCGCTGACCGCCGTCGCGCTCCTCGTGTCGATCTTCAAGGCGCGCCCCAGCCCGTTCTACGTGATGGACGAGGTCGAGGCCGCGCTGGACGACACCAACCTCCAGCGGCTGATCAGGATCATGCAGGAGCTGCAGGAGGCCTCCCAGCTCATCGTGATCACGCACCAGAAGCGCACGATGGAGGTCGCCGACGCGCTCTACGGCGTCTCCATGCAGGGCGACGGCGTCTCGAAGGTCATCAGCCAGCGCCTGCGCTGATCGCCGGGCAGGTCACCGGGCCGCCGCCTACGGCTGGTCGTCCGGTTCCGGCAGATCCTCGCCCACACCCTCGTCGGCGAGTTCGGCGAGCACCTCGGCGTGGCAGCGCTCGGGGACGCACCAGCAGCCGAGGCGGTGACCGCGCAGGGCGGGGAGCCGGGCCAGCAGCTCCGGGCGTGCCAGCAGATAGGCGCGGTACATCTCGACGACCTCCTCCCGGGTGCCGTCGTGGCCCGGGCGGAACGGGCTCGCCAGCGGGGAGCCGGCCAGATGCCAGCCGCCCCGGTGCATGGCGCGCCCCACGTACACCACGTCGGCGTACGCGGGATCGTCGCGGTGACCCTTGAGGTTGACGACCGTGGTCTGCGGCATGCCCGGATCCTCGTCGCTCGGAGGGTCGCGGGCAACGCGGACACGGCCGGTGCCGGAGCGGACGTCCGGCGTCCCTCTGCGGCACCGGCCCACCGCATGCCGCACGTCACACCTCGGGCGCCGTTCGTGACCGGCGCCCCGGAACAGCCCTTGTGCCCACCGCCCGAGCCGGTGGTTCCGGCGGGCCCGATCAGCCGAACGGGTCGGCCGCGGGCAAGCCGACACGCTGGGGAATCCGCCGACTTCACCCGGCGGGGCGCGAGTTCGGCCGGGTGGGCCTCGTGGGCTTCGTTGGACCATTCAGGCACTTGATGTTCAAGTCTTGAACGCAACTGCGTCACGCCGATGGGAGATATTCGCAAGTACCCAAGTTTGACTTCGAAAGTTGAAGGCATATTCTCTCCGACGTTGCTTTTACCTTCAGGTGGTGGCCCGCGTGAACCTGTGCGCCACTGGTAACCACCAACGAAGGCTTTCGCCCCCCACCCCCGGCAGCGAGGCCGGTGGCCCGAGGAGTCTTACGTGACCAGCGCATCGCAGGCACCTGTGCCAGGAGCCAAGCCGGCTCCTCCCGAGCATCTCGGGCACGTCATCTTCATCGCGGCGGCGGCCGCGATGGGCGGCTTCCTGTTCGGCTACGACAGCGCTGTGATCAACGGCGCGGTCGAGGCCATCCGGAGCCGCTACGACATCGGCTCCGCGGCCTTGGCCCAGGTCATCGCCATCGCGCTGATCGGCTGTGCCATCGGTGCCGCTGTGGCCGGCCGCATGGCCGACCGCATCGGGCGCATCCGCTGCATGCAGATCTCCGCGAGCCTCTTCACCGTCAGTGCCATCGGCTCGGCGCTGCCCTTCGCGCTGTGGGACCTCGCCTTCTGGCGCATCGTCGGCGGATTCGCCATCGGCATGGCCTCGGTCATCGGCCCCGCCTACATCGCCGAGGTCTCCCCGGCCGCGTACCGCGGACGGCTCGGCTCGTTCCAGCAGGCCGCGATCGTCGTGGGCATCGCCATCTCACAGCTCGTCAACTACGCCATCCTGAACGCCGCAGACGGCGACCAGCGCGGTCAGCTCCTCGGCGTCGAGGCCTGGCAGGTCATGCTCGGCGTCATGGTCATCCCGGCCGTCCTCTACGGTCTGCTCTCCTTCGCCATCCCCGAGTCGCCGCGCTTCCTGCTCGAGGTGGGCCGCAGGGACCGTGCCCGTGAGGTGCTCAAGGAGGTCGAGGGCGACAAGATCGACCTGGACGCCCGCGTCGCCGAGATCGAGCACGCCATGAAGCGCGAGCACAAGTCGACCTTCAAGGACCTGCTCGGCGGCGGTTTCCTCTTCCTGCCGATCGTCTGGGTCGGTATCGGCCTCTCGGTCTTCCAGCAGTTCGTCGGCATCAACATCGCGTTCTACTACTCCGCGACCCTGTGGCAGTCGGTCGGCGTCGACCCGACGGACTCGTTCTTCTACTCGTTCACCACGTCGATCATCAACATCATCGGCACCGTGATCGCCATGATCTTCGTGGACCGCATCGGCCGTAAGCCGCTCGCCCTCATCGGCTCGGTGGGTATGGCCATCGGTCTCGGCCTGGAAGCCTGGGCCTTCTCCTACGACCTGGTCGACGGCAAGCTGCCCGCCACCCAGGGCTGGGTAGCCCTGATCGCCGCCCATGTCTTCGTCCTCTTCTTCGCCCTCTCCTGGGGCGTCGTGGTCTGGGTCTTCCTCGGCGAGATGTTCCCGAACCACATCCGCGCCGCCGCGCTCGGTGTCGCCGCCTCCGCGCAGTGGATCGCCAACTGGGCCATCACCGCGAGCTTCCCGTCGCTGGCCGACTGGAACCTCTCGGCCACGTACGTGATCTACACCTGCTTCGCCGTGCTCTCCATCCCCTTCGTCCTCAAGTTCGTCAAGGAGACGAAGGGCAAGACCCTGGAGGAGATGGGCTGACCGCCCGTGTCACCGGCGGCTCCCCACGGCCGCCGGTGATTCCCCGGAACTCGGGGAGAAGGGCCAAGTCCCCGCTGCCCCTCTCCCCGTACTCGTAAAAGAGGGCGTGCTGCCCCGGCTCGGACCGTCAGGTCACGCGAGCCGGGGCAGCACGCTTTCGCAGAAGAGATGCAGGCTGCGCCAGCCCTCGTCCACGGGCATCCCGCCGGACAGCGGATGCAGGACGAGGTTGTCGAGGCCCTGCTCCACGCACTGGTCGGGCGTGAGGACGCGGTAGACGCCCTCGGCGCGCAGCTCCCCGACCGTCGTGGCCGCCGACTTCACCGCCGAGCGGATCTCGCCGGACTGCCACGAGGCGTACGTCCGTGCCTCGTGCAGGAAGTGGCGGCCGTACTCGGCCCAGGCCCGGTCCGGGTCCTCGGCGATGTGCAGCAGCGGCGTCTCGGCGCCGGGCATCATGGTCCAGCCCTCGGTGCCGTACTCGATGAGCCGCTCCTTGTAATAGGCCTCCAGCTCGGGCAGGTGCGCGCTCGGGAAGAACGGGAGCCCGAGCCGGGCGGCACGCCGGGCCGCGGCCCGGGAGGAGCCGCCCACCAGCAGCAGCGGGTGCGGGTCCGAGAACGGGCGCGGGGTGACCCGTACCGTGCGGCCCCGATAGGTGAACTCCTCGCCGGTCCACGCCTTCAGCAGCGTCTCCAGAAGCTCGTCCTGGAGTTTGCCGCGCCGCTTCCAATCCACGTCGAACTGCGCGTACTCCTCGGGCCGGTAGCCGATGCCGGCCACGGTCACCAGGCGGCCGCCGCTGAGCAGGTCGAGTACGGCGATGTCCTCGGCCAGACGCAGCGGGTCGTGCAGCGGGCCGATGACCGCCGAGACCGTGACCGCGACATGCCGGGTCGCTCCGAAGACCGCGCCCGCGAACGCGAAGGGCGAGGGCAGCCAGTTGTTGGCGGCGCCGTGGTGCTCCTCGGTCTGCACCGTGGTGATCCCGCGGTCGTCGGCGTACGTGGCCATCTCGACGGCGGCACGGTAGCGGGCGCTGAGCGAGGCGGGGGTGGCGTCGGGTTCGACGAGGTTGAAGCGCACGACCGTCACGGGCATGGGGAGCCCCCCTTCGTGTGTGGAGGGGGACGGTAGCTGACTGGGCGTCAGGTTTCCAGAGCGCGGAACCGGTGGGGTCTGTCGATGGGAGGTGACGTTGCGGTAAGGGTGTGTCACGGCCCACGGCATGGGCCGTGACACACCCTGGGTACGCTGCGCGCACCCGTACGCACCCCGTGAAACCAGAGCAGTCGGCTTGCCGCCGCCCGCTGATACTGGGGCGTTGTGACTCCGCCCTGAAGGCTTCCCGTCGACGCGCGGCCGAGCGGCGGACCAGCCCGGCCCGCGGGGGCACGCGGCCCCCGCACGGACAACGCCTGGGCGGGGGACAGGTCACGCATACTGGGCTTGTTATGGAAACCATCATCCTTGCTGTAGTCATCGCCGTGGTGGTGATCGGCGTACTCGGTGGGCTCGTCGTCGGCAGTCGCAAGCGGAAGCAGCTGCCCCCGCCGCCCCCCGCCGCCCCCGACATCACCGCCCCTCCGGCCGAACCGCACGTCGGCGACGAAGCCGAGACGCCGCGCGAAGAACCGCGCCGCACGATAGAGGAGGTGGATCTCTCCGACGGCCCGGCCGCCCCGTCGGTCGTCGTCGAGGAACCTCCGGCCGCCCCCCAGATCGAGATCCCGGAGCCGACCGCGGGGCGTCTGGTACGCCTGCGCACCCGGCTCTCCCGCTCGCAGAACGCGCTCGGCAAGGGGCTGCTCACGCTGCTCTCGCGCGAGCACCTCGACGACGAGACCTGGGAGGAGATCGAGGACACGCTGCTCGTCGCCGACGTCGGTGTGCAGCCCACCCAGGAACTGGTCGACCGGCTGCGCGAGCGCGTGAAGGTGCTCGGCACGCGGACGCCGGACGAGCTGCGCGCCCTGCTGCGCGAGGAGCTGATCCAGCTGCTCGTCCCGGAGTTCGACCGCGTGGTCAAGACCGACTCGAACCTCGACACCCCGGGCATCGTGATGGTCGTCGGCGTCAACGGCACCGGCAAGACCACCACCACCGGCAAGCTCGCGCGGGTGCTCGTCGCCGACGGCAAGAGCGTCGTGCTCGGCGCGGCCGACACCTTCCGTGCCGCCGCCGCCGACCAGCTCCAGACCTGGGGCGAGCGCGTGGGCGCGCGTACCGTCCGCGGCCCCGAGGGCGGCGACCCCGCCTCGGTCGCGTTCGACGCGGTCAAGGAGGGCATCGAGGAGGGTGCGGACGTCGTCCTCATCGACACCGCGGGCCGGCTCCACACCAAGACCGGCCTCATGGACGAGCTCGGCAAGGTCAAGCGCGTCGTGGAGAAGCACGCGCCGCTCGACGAGGTGCTGCTCGTGCTCGACGCGACCACCGGGCAGAACGGTCTGGTGCAGGCGCGTGTGTTCGCCGAGGTCGTCGAGATCACCGGCATCGTGCTGACCAAGCTCGACGGCACCGCGAAGGGCGGCATCGTCATCGCGGTGCAGCGCGAGCTGGGCGTCCCGGTCAAGCTGGTGGGGCTCGGCGAGGGCGCGGACGACCTGGCGCCGTTCGAGCCGGAGGCGTTCGTTGACGCCCTTATCGGCGAGTGACGAACCGCGTGAACGCGTAGGTGACCGAAGAAGCGCCCGCCCCCGCAGTGCTGCCGGGGGACGGGCGCTTCGTCCTGTACGGACCGTTCCGGCGCGTCAGGCCCGCGAACGGTGTGCCACGTAGGCGAGCGTGCCCAGCAGCAGCCTGGCCGGGGGCGGCTTCGTGGCGGAGTCGAGAACGGGGGAGCGCAGCCAGCGGACCGGGCCGAGCCCCGCCCGGTCGGAGGGCGGGGCGGTGATGAACGTGCCCGGGCCCAGGCCGTGCAGGTCGAGGGAGGCGTCGTCCCAGCCCATGCGGTAGAGCAGCTCGGGAAGTTCGGCGGCGGAACCGGGGGAGACGAAGAAGTGGGCGCGGCCGTCCGCGGTGGCCGTCACGGGGCCGAGCGGCAGACCCATGCGCTCCAGCCGGACGAGCGCGCGGCGCCCCGCCGGCTCGGCCATCTCGATCACGTCGAAGGTCCGGCCGACCGGCAGCATCACCGCGGCGCCCGGGAAGCCGGCCCAGATGCCGGTCGCCTCGTCCAGCGTCGTGCCCGCCGGGATCGTCGGGGCGAAGGCCAGGGGGTGCGCACCCGGTGCCGGGCAGTCGGCCCGGCCGCACGAGCACGCCCCCGCGGCGGCTCGGGCACCCGGGACCACGTCCCATCCCCACAGTCCGGTGAACGCTGCTACGGCGGTGCCCTCCGACGAGCGGCCGCGGCGCCGTGCACCGGTCCGGATGTCGCGCATCGCCCGACTACTGCCGATCGTGAAGCCCATGCCCCCTCCAACGGGTCCGGTGCGCCCGTGGTTACGTGACGGAACCGGATTGTCACCCTCTGTTCCTGCCTGCCCGTTATCGCGCGATCCAGACGGCGCCTTGTCGCGCATGGGGTGGTGCGTTCGGCTCCGTGCGCCCTGGAGTGCGCTTCTTCGCCCACCCTTGGTCGTTCTGTGTCAAGTGAATCGCGAGCAGGCCGACTGGAGTTCATTCGAAGGGGTGGCGAATGGTGGCGTTTCACGGATCGCCATGGCTGGACGCGTGATCGTAGGATTACTTTGAGTGCACGAGTCCTGGGGTTTTGTTTACTCGCGAGTATGCCAAGGGCAAGCCGGGTTCCCGTTCGAAGGGTGAGAACTACCGGACGCGCGGCCGTGTTTACGGGCATTCTGATAGGGCTTGGCGCAGAGCGGCGACAAGTGATCTCGGGGAGTGGGGGCGTTCCAGTGGGCGGCAACGGCGGAGGCGGGACGAACGCTGACAAGCGCCCCAACGAGCTGCTCGGCTCGTGGTTCGTGCGCAGTGGCTGGTCCAAGGGCGAGCTGGCGCGCCAAGTGAACCGCAGAGCGCGCCAGTTGGGGGCCAACCACATTTCCACGGACACCTCGCGGGTGCGTCGCTGGCTGGACGGGGAGAACCCGCGCGAGCCGATCCCGCGCATCCTGTCGGAGCTGTTCTCCGAGCGGTTCGGCTGTGTCGTCGCCGTGGAGGACCTCGGTCTGCGCGCGCCCCACCAGGCACCCTCCGTGTCCGGCATCGACCTTCCGTGGACCGGTCCCCAGACCGTCGCGCTGATCAGCGAGTACTCGCGCAGCGACCTGATGCTGGCGCGGCGCGGCTTTCTCGGCAGTTCGCTGGGGCTCTCCGCCGGCCCGGCCCTCATCGAGCCCATGCAGCGCTGGCTCGTCCCGACACCACCGGCGTCCTACGAGGCGGCCGAACCGCCGGCCTCGACGCGCCGCGGCGGCAGGCTCTCCCAACCGGAGCTGGATCTCCTGGAGTCCACCACCGTGATGTTCCGTCAGTGGGACGCGCAGTGCGGCGGGGGACTGCGCCGCAAGGCCGTCGTCGGCCAGTTGCACGAGGTGACGGACCTCCTCCAGGAGCCGCAGCCCGCCGCCACCGAGAAGCGCCTGTTCAAGGTCGCCGCCGAACTGGCCGAGCTGGCGGGCTGGATGAGCTACGACGTGGGTCTCCAGCCCACCGCGCAGAAGTACTTCGTGCTCGCCCTGCACGCCTCGAAGGAGGCGGGTGACAAGCCCCTCGGCTCGTACATCCTCTCCAGCATGAGCCGGCAGATGATCCATCTCGGGCGGCCCGAGGACGCCCTGGAGCTGATCCATCTCGCCCAGTACGGCAGCCGTGACTGCGCGAGCCCGCGCAC includes:
- the nsdA gene encoding transcriptional repressor NsdA, whose amino-acid sequence is MGGNGGGGTNADKRPNELLGSWFVRSGWSKGELARQVNRRARQLGANHISTDTSRVRRWLDGENPREPIPRILSELFSERFGCVVAVEDLGLRAPHQAPSVSGIDLPWTGPQTVALISEYSRSDLMLARRGFLGSSLGLSAGPALIEPMQRWLVPTPPASYEAAEPPASTRRGGRLSQPELDLLESTTVMFRQWDAQCGGGLRRKAVVGQLHEVTDLLQEPQPAATEKRLFKVAAELAELAGWMSYDVGLQPTAQKYFVLALHASKEAGDKPLGSYILSSMSRQMIHLGRPEDALELIHLAQYGSRDCASPRTQSMLYAMEARAYANMGQPGKCKRAVRMAEDTFADVHEWDDPDPDWIRFFSQAELYGENSHSYRDLAYVAGRSPTYASMAEPLMQEAVDRFGKDSEHQRSYALNLIGMATVHLLQREPEQSAVLAKEALRIGRKVRSERVNTRIRKTVDTAVREFGDLAEVIDLTDQLAVDLPETAEAV
- the ftsY gene encoding signal recognition particle-docking protein FtsY, producing the protein METIILAVVIAVVVIGVLGGLVVGSRKRKQLPPPPPAAPDITAPPAEPHVGDEAETPREEPRRTIEEVDLSDGPAAPSVVVEEPPAAPQIEIPEPTAGRLVRLRTRLSRSQNALGKGLLTLLSREHLDDETWEEIEDTLLVADVGVQPTQELVDRLRERVKVLGTRTPDELRALLREELIQLLVPEFDRVVKTDSNLDTPGIVMVVGVNGTGKTTTTGKLARVLVADGKSVVLGAADTFRAAAADQLQTWGERVGARTVRGPEGGDPASVAFDAVKEGIEEGADVVLIDTAGRLHTKTGLMDELGKVKRVVEKHAPLDEVLLVLDATTGQNGLVQARVFAEVVEITGIVLTKLDGTAKGGIVIAVQRELGVPVKLVGLGEGADDLAPFEPEAFVDALIGE
- a CDS encoding bifunctional DNA primase/polymerase; protein product: MGFTIGSSRAMRDIRTGARRRGRSSEGTAVAAFTGLWGWDVVPGARAAAGACSCGRADCPAPGAHPLAFAPTIPAGTTLDEATGIWAGFPGAAVMLPVGRTFDVIEMAEPAGRRALVRLERMGLPLGPVTATADGRAHFFVSPGSAAELPELLYRMGWDDASLDLHGLGPGTFITAPPSDRAGLGPVRWLRSPVLDSATKPPPARLLLGTLAYVAHRSRA